The Porphyromonas pogonae genome segment ATGGGCTTTATACACCAAATCAAAAGACTTTTACCCCTTTTACCCCAAAAGAAACAGACTCTTCTATTCTCTGCCACCATGCCTGTGTCTATTGAGCGTTTTTCCAAAACTATTTTGAATAGACCTGCAAGGGTAGAGGTAGCACCCGTATCATCCGTTGTAGATACCATAAGTCAAGGATTGTACTTTGTAGAAAAACCTGACAAAAGTAAACTACTTGTTGATATTTTGGGGCAGGACAAAAACAAGACCGTCCTTATCTTCTCACGTACCAAACATGGTGCAGATAAAATAGCCCGTGTCCTCAATAAGCAGGGGCTCAAATGCGAAGCAATACATGGCAATAAGAGTCAAGTGGCGCGCCAGCGCGCTCTTACCAATTTCAAATCAGGTAAGATACGTGTCATAGTAGCTACGGATATAGCTGCCAGAGGTATCGATATAGCCAATCTGGAACTTGTGATCAATTATGATTTGCCTGATGTACCTGAGACGTATGTGCACCGAATAGGGCGCACGGGGCGAGCCGGCAACACCGGATCGGCTCTCACATTCTGCTCAAGAGAGGAGAACGATATGCTCAAGAGCATCCAAAAATTAACAGGAAAAAAAATAAATACTGTAACATCAGTATCTGCATAAATAAACAACTATGGCCATATCATATAATAAAAGAGAGCAAGAGAAGAAAAGGCAGAGTAAGAGGCTCGAAAAGCAGAGGCGCAAAGAAGACCGTAAAGCCAACGCTGGAAGTGGTTCGCTGGAGGATATGATAGCTTATGTAGACGAGAATGGGGTGATTACAGATACACCTCCGGTAGAAAAGATACGGAGTGCTGAAACTAATAAATAATATCATAGGCATCACTACCCCATGTGATCTGCCACAAGATATTAGTAAATATAAATAAAATAGATAAATAAGGATTTGTTTTGTCCGGAATCGATTTTGATAGCGTTTTTGCTTATGATTTGACCTCTCTGGGAAACGGTCTTATAACAATTTAAAAAACAAAAAAAGATGAACATTTATGTGTCAAATCTAAGCTATAGCACCAATGCAGATAGCTTGCACCAATTATTTTCAGAGTATGGAGACGTTACTTCAGCTAACATTATTTCGGATCGTGAAACAGGGAGATCTCGCGGATTCGGTTTTGTAGAGATGCCTAATGATAACGAAGGCGAACACGCTATCTCAGAATTGCATGAAGCTGATTTCGAGGGTAAGACTCTCAACGTAAACATTGCACGTCCTCGTGCAGAGCGCTCAGATAGAGGTGGCTATGGTAATAACAACTATGGCAACAACCGCAGAGGCAATGGTGGTGGATATAACAAAAATCGCTACTAACAGACATCTGTTTCCCCAATAAAAATAACCGCTTATCAGGAATCTGGTGAGCGGTTTTTATTTATGCAGAGAGAGAGTCATGCGCAGCCACTCTATTCTATTGTTTCAAAAGTAGTGGTTATTGTCATTTTGATGTTATTAGGCCTGTATATCAAGCATTATGATATTGGGTCTGTATGCAAGAGGGGCTTGACAAAGGGTGGGCGATGTTGTATCTTTGCGTGACAAGAACTGTTTTAAACCCCAATTTATACTCATGGCTATGACATGCAAGACAAACGTATATTAGAAAAGAATATGAATCATGTATTGAATATAAGAGCCCTTAATATATTGATTCAACCATTCTGTAGCTTGATGTCTACACCTATTCATATATCATTCTCGATATCAACAAGAAAGGACGTGGTTTTTCTGAGTTTTGGGTCGATTAATTAGTCAAATCTGTTTTATTTGCTTATATCTTGTAAGTCAATAATTTCTTATCATCATATTCCTATAGCTGACATACTGATTTGTGGTATTTAGCAGCTTGTGTAATTCCGACATGCGATTTCCCCTTTTTATATACAAATAAATTGATTTTACAGTCAAGACAGTCTAATATTTTAGTTAGTCGTCCCTTAAAAAGCACATTTCAGCGCAATCCTCTCCATTGGGAGTGTTTCGCTGATTTTGTTTATTAGGTACAAAAGAAGCTTCATGGCTCTTTTGAAGTTATATGCCGCTGCAGCTAACATTACATTGATAGCATCCCCGAAGAGCCCTTTGTAAAAGTTACGTCCCAAGCGATAATCTGACTTCAAATGTCCGATAGTTGGTTCTATTCCTGCACGCTTGCAGAAAAGTCGATGCTTCTTTTTACGTTGATAATAACTGTCTTTTGCTTTTGGAGTGTCAGGAATCAATATTTGCGTACCGTTTATTTCTTTTTTCCCACGGTAACCTCTATCTCCGGCCAGTTTCTTAATCCTTTCTCCCGTGAGTCTCTTCACCTGATCGAGGCTTTGCTCTATGGTATGTCCGTCGTACTCATTACGGAAAGAAGAGGCTCCCAAAATCACTCCCGTCATGGAGCGTATAATCGAGACTTTGTTTCCAAACTCATATTTTTTGTGCTCCTTACCTTTACTGATGCATTGAACATCCGGTTCATGAAGAGAATAAATCTTTTGAGTGGAATTACGCCGTTGCGAAAGAATCCTTTCAAAGAGGGAAATGAGTTTGTCGTACTCCCTGTTATTACCCAGGTTTCGTTTAAGTTCCCGAACCAAACGTCCCGCTATTGTTCGTAACCGTTTATCCGCTTTAAGAGCTTTCTTACGGTTCTTGGGATGGTTGCGAAAACGTTGATCCCGATAAATTCTTTTCAATACGAAAGTATAGCTTTGACGAATGGGTAGATTGAGAGCCCTTACGATTTTGAGAACCTTGCCTACTATCTTCTTATGCAACTTGGCATCTGTAGGATAAGTCACATTCTTTTCCTGCACGGTGGAGTCTATAAAAGCGGTATCGTGGTGATCCTTCTCATTTTTGTCATCATTCACACGAATACTTTCTGCAAGAATAAGCTCTATCCCTCTTTCGCCGATACGTTTGCGGAAGTGAACCAGTTCCGAGGCATTGCAGGGAAAGGAAGGAGTAAACTCCTGCATGCCACAAAAATATTGAAAATAAGCGTTCTCACTCCATTGTTCTACAACAGATTCATCTGAAATATTACGCAAATGCTTCAGAATTAAAAGACCACACATTAAACGAATAGGCTTACCGGGACGACCATTGTCAGGGCAATACAAGGAAGAAAAATCCTCTTCGAACCTTTTCCAATCGATTTTATGGGAAAGTTTATACAGAGGATGTTGCTGGTTAAGCAAATCGTCCAGCGAAGAGAATAGAGATTGAACTGTTTGAGTAGGGCGTATCATAAAAAATCTGCAAGT includes the following:
- a CDS encoding DEAD/DEAH box helicase, encoding MTFRDLKISEPLQNALKNKKYDKPTPIQEKAIPEILTGRDLLGIAQTGTGKTAAFAIPIIEQLIHGAQSRQRNIKALILTPTRELAIQIGDCINDYIKYTDLKYTVIFGGVSQVSQVKQIKQGTDILVATPGRLLDLITQGVIRLDRIAHFVLDEADRMLDMGFIHQIKRLLPLLPQKKQTLLFSATMPVSIERFSKTILNRPARVEVAPVSSVVDTISQGLYFVEKPDKSKLLVDILGQDKNKTVLIFSRTKHGADKIARVLNKQGLKCEAIHGNKSQVARQRALTNFKSGKIRVIVATDIAARGIDIANLELVINYDLPDVPETYVHRIGRTGRAGNTGSALTFCSREENDMLKSIQKLTGKKINTVTSVSA
- a CDS encoding RNA recognition motif domain-containing protein — translated: MNIYVSNLSYSTNADSLHQLFSEYGDVTSANIISDRETGRSRGFGFVEMPNDNEGEHAISELHEADFEGKTLNVNIARPRAERSDRGGYGNNNYGNNRRGNGGGYNKNRY
- a CDS encoding IS5 family transposase, which produces MIRPTQTVQSLFSSLDDLLNQQHPLYKLSHKIDWKRFEEDFSSLYCPDNGRPGKPIRLMCGLLILKHLRNISDESVVEQWSENAYFQYFCGMQEFTPSFPCNASELVHFRKRIGERGIELILAESIRVNDDKNEKDHHDTAFIDSTVQEKNVTYPTDAKLHKKIVGKVLKIVRALNLPIRQSYTFVLKRIYRDQRFRNHPKNRKKALKADKRLRTIAGRLVRELKRNLGNNREYDKLISLFERILSQRRNSTQKIYSLHEPDVQCISKGKEHKKYEFGNKVSIIRSMTGVILGASSFRNEYDGHTIEQSLDQVKRLTGERIKKLAGDRGYRGKKEINGTQILIPDTPKAKDSYYQRKKKHRLFCKRAGIEPTIGHLKSDYRLGRNFYKGLFGDAINVMLAAAAYNFKRAMKLLLYLINKISETLPMERIALKCAF